A single Thermoanaerobaculia bacterium DNA region contains:
- a CDS encoding ABC transporter ATP-binding protein, with protein MSDSDPGASASVVAENLGKTYRLYRRPADRLVELVTGSSRHVDFQALENVSFELPRGASLGLIGENGAGKSTLLKLVAGTTAPSEGRVSTRGAVASILELGMGFHPEFSGLDNARINGALLGLSAGEIRRRLPAIREFSELGDFFDRPVKTYSSGMMLRLAFSVATHVDAEVLIVDEALAVGDGYFQKKSVDRIVAFQQGGGTLLFCSHALYYVATLCDRAIWLEHGRVREHGKVLPVVRQYEAYLQSKEERRREAEPAPAPRAGGLPARITDVVVHDGSGFPASEFRSQSTVAFDVAFESTDPAAALTVRIGIDREDGVQVFAADTREAAPALTGRRRYRVRLTLPDFPISHGDFTVFVYLADEHGLHLHDARILSPGFSVVSPVYAVGLVAPPRVWSFPPEPAEPDRSSPSSASLSA; from the coding sequence ATGAGCGATTCCGATCCCGGCGCCTCCGCCTCGGTCGTCGCCGAGAACCTCGGCAAGACCTACCGCCTCTATCGGCGGCCCGCCGACCGCCTCGTGGAGCTCGTCACCGGTTCGTCCCGCCACGTCGATTTCCAGGCGCTCGAGAACGTCTCGTTCGAGCTGCCGCGCGGGGCGAGCCTCGGCCTCATCGGCGAGAACGGCGCGGGCAAGTCGACGCTCCTGAAGCTCGTCGCCGGAACCACCGCGCCTTCCGAGGGCCGGGTTTCCACGCGCGGCGCGGTCGCGTCGATCCTCGAGCTCGGCATGGGGTTCCATCCGGAATTCTCCGGCCTCGACAACGCGCGGATCAACGGCGCTCTGCTCGGGCTGTCCGCCGGCGAGATCCGCCGCCGGCTCCCCGCGATCCGGGAGTTCTCCGAGCTCGGCGACTTCTTCGACCGGCCGGTGAAGACGTACTCCTCGGGGATGATGCTCCGCCTCGCCTTTTCGGTCGCCACGCACGTCGACGCCGAGGTCCTCATCGTCGACGAAGCCCTCGCCGTCGGCGACGGGTATTTCCAGAAGAAGTCGGTCGACCGGATCGTCGCCTTCCAGCAGGGGGGAGGAACGCTCCTTTTCTGCTCGCACGCGCTCTACTACGTCGCGACGCTGTGCGACCGCGCGATCTGGCTCGAGCACGGGCGCGTCCGCGAGCACGGGAAGGTCCTCCCGGTCGTGCGGCAGTACGAGGCGTACCTCCAGAGCAAGGAAGAGCGCCGGCGCGAAGCCGAACCGGCTCCCGCGCCCCGGGCGGGAGGGCTGCCGGCGCGGATCACCGACGTCGTCGTCCACGACGGGTCCGGCTTCCCGGCTTCGGAGTTCCGGTCGCAGAGCACGGTCGCGTTCGACGTGGCGTTCGAGAGCACGGATCCCGCCGCCGCGTTGACGGTCCGGATCGGCATCGACCGGGAGGACGGGGTTCAGGTTTTCGCCGCGGATACCCGGGAGGCGGCGCCGGCGTTGACGGGGCGGCGGCGATATCGCGTCCGGCTCACGCTTCCCGATTTCCCGATTTCGCACGGCGATTTCACCGTCTTCGTCTATCTCGCCGACGAGCACGGGCTCCATCTCCACGACGCGCGGATCCTCTCGCCGGGGTTCTCGGTTGTTTCTCCGGTCTATGCCGTCGGCCTGGTCGCGCCGCCGCGGGTCTGGTCGTTCCCGCCGGAGCCCGCGGAGCCGGATCGGAGCTCGCCGAGCTCGGCCTCGCTTTCGGCTTGA